In 'Nostoc azollae' 0708, the following are encoded in one genomic region:
- a CDS encoding DUF3727 domain-containing protein, which produces MYSSEFSEENDRADATSITLTDEKGRSLECYVEHSLSVDDQEYVLLLPIDSPIEIFAWQDEGEEEEAVLVEDDETIDRIFSTAQAVLSEQNLIIKNTAYALTVVGELPPEEESEIFTLEIEDEEAELEPEQLQLLASFYHDDQEYAVYTPLDPLLFFARITTTGQPELLSPEEFRKVQPLLEEHLFNQVE; this is translated from the coding sequence ATGTATTCCTCTGAATTTTCTGAAGAAAATGATCGCGCTGATGCTACTTCTATCACTTTGACAGATGAAAAAGGGCGATCGCTCGAATGTTATGTTGAGCATTCCCTCTCAGTAGATGATCAAGAATATGTTTTACTTCTGCCTATAGACTCACCTATAGAAATCTTTGCTTGGCAAGATGAAGGTGAGGAAGAAGAAGCTGTATTGGTGGAAGATGATGAAACAATTGATAGGATTTTTAGCACCGCTCAAGCAGTTCTCTCCGAGCAGAATTTAATCATTAAAAATACTGCCTATGCTTTAACTGTAGTAGGTGAGTTACCACCGGAGGAAGAGTCAGAAATTTTCACCTTAGAAATCGAAGATGAAGAAGCAGAGTTAGAACCAGAGCAACTACAACTACTGGCCAGTTTTTATCATGATGACCAGGAGTATGCAGTTTATACCCCTCTCGATCCGCTGCTATTTTTTGCCCGGATCACTACGACAGGTCAGCCTGAACTGCTCTCTCCTGAAGAGTTTCGCAAAGTGCAACCGCTGTTAGAAGAACACTTGTTTAATCAAGTTGAATAA
- a CDS encoding DUF3598 family protein has product MAQSLVLTLGYRYENIRAEAITIYDESGNLQKITFIDEQIGTLPQLTTNLPRQEVSGNW; this is encoded by the coding sequence TTGGCTCAATCTTTGGTTTTGACACTGGGTTATAGGTATGAAAATATAAGAGCAGAAGCCATTACCATTTATGATGAAAGTGGTAATTTGCAAAAGATTACATTCATTGACGAACAAATAGGAACTCTTCCGCAATTAACGACTAATTTACCTCGACAAGAAGTCAGCGGTAATTGGTAG
- a CDS encoding YqeG family HAD IIIA-type phosphatase has product MTWNNILQPDLILEGSVLNLTPDSIQQYGLKGLVLDVDDTLVPITVSAASPEMKQWVEEIRTYAVLCLVSNNLSESRIGSIARSLNLPYYLGAAKPSRRKIRAALEQMNLPVHQVGMVGDRLFTDVLAGNRLGMFTILVEPIVHADAVLRSHPIRNFEVWVSEILGASIAPKQTKINKDL; this is encoded by the coding sequence ATGACTTGGAACAATATCTTACAGCCTGACTTGATTTTAGAAGGTTCAGTGTTGAACCTGACACCAGATAGCATTCAACAATATGGGCTGAAAGGGCTGGTGTTGGATGTTGATGACACTTTAGTACCAATAACTGTTAGTGCTGCTTCCCCAGAAATGAAACAATGGGTAGAAGAAATCCGTACCTATGCTGTATTGTGCCTGGTCAGCAATAATCTGAGTGAATCCAGAATCGGTAGTATTGCCCGTTCTCTGAATTTACCTTATTACTTGGGTGCGGCTAAACCCTCACGCCGCAAAATTAGAGCAGCTTTGGAACAAATGAATTTACCTGTACATCAAGTGGGTATGGTAGGTGATCGCTTGTTTACTGATGTTTTAGCTGGTAATCGCTTGGGAATGTTTACTATTTTAGTCGAACCTATTGTTCATGCTGATGCTGTCCTCCGTTCTCACCCTATCCGTAACTTTGAAGTTTGGGTATCGGAAATACTCGGCGCTTCTATCGCTCCCAAGCAGACAAAAATTAACAAAGATTTATAA
- the ruvX gene encoding Holliday junction resolvase RuvX produces MPKRRTISVIPQQKLKSFISALGVDVGSKRIGLAGCDGTGLIATGLTTIDRKSFEEDVEQIQQIVNARRVQVLVVGLPYAMDGSLGFQARHVQKFTHRLAQALKLPVEYVDERLTSYQAEQLLIAENRSPSRHKGLIDRKAAALILQQWLDARGSTSNRSVAFVDD; encoded by the coding sequence ATGCCAAAGAGGAGAACAATTAGCGTGATCCCTCAGCAGAAGTTAAAGTCCTTTATATCAGCCTTGGGAGTAGATGTTGGTAGCAAACGTATTGGTCTGGCTGGGTGCGATGGTACTGGTTTAATTGCCACAGGTCTTACAACTATTGATCGTAAATCCTTTGAAGAGGATGTGGAGCAAATACAACAAATCGTGAATGCTCGCCGGGTGCAAGTTCTGGTTGTTGGTTTACCTTATGCAATGGATGGCTCTTTAGGTTTTCAAGCCCGTCACGTCCAAAAATTTACCCACAGGTTGGCTCAAGCTCTGAAACTGCCTGTGGAATATGTGGATGAGCGATTAACTTCTTACCAAGCAGAACAACTGCTGATTGCAGAAAATCGCTCTCCTTCACGTCATAAGGGACTGATTGACCGTAAAGCAGCAGCCTTGATTTTGCAACAGTGGTTAGATGCTAGAGGTAGCACCTCCAATAGATCAGTAGCATTTGTCGATGATTGA
- a CDS encoding MBL fold metallo-hydrolase: protein MAYLNQRRPQNVNGDFYVDTTCIDCYTCRWMTPEVFSRIGEQSAVHHQPTNQTERLSALQALLSCPTSSIGTVEIPKEIKSVQQTFPIFIDESVYHCGYHSEKSFGGTSYLIQLPEGNILVDSPRFTRSLVKRLEEMGGISYMFLSHKDDIAEHQKFAEHFHCQRILHIDDISTDTQNIEIQLTGSEPFPLTANLLIIPVPGHSKGHTVLLYKNKFLFTGDHLAWSEDLHHLAAFHDFCWYSWSEQIKSMRKLANYCFEWVLPSHGGRFHADAETMQQQMYRCLDFMETFNAKVPTTSQ from the coding sequence ATGGCCTATTTAAATCAGCGCCGACCTCAAAACGTCAACGGCGATTTTTATGTTGATACCACTTGTATTGATTGTTATACCTGTCGCTGGATGACTCCTGAGGTATTTTCTCGTATTGGTGAACAATCGGCAGTTCATCACCAACCCACAAATCAAACAGAAAGATTATCAGCACTGCAAGCACTTTTATCATGTCCTACCAGTTCTATTGGTACAGTAGAAATACCAAAAGAGATTAAATCTGTGCAGCAAACTTTCCCGATTTTTATAGATGAAAGTGTTTACCATTGCGGCTATCATTCAGAAAAATCTTTTGGCGGTACTAGTTATTTAATTCAACTGCCAGAAGGTAACATTTTGGTAGATTCTCCCCGCTTTACCCGTTCTTTAGTTAAGCGTCTAGAAGAGATGGGAGGAATTAGTTATATGTTCCTATCTCACAAAGACGACATCGCTGAACATCAAAAATTTGCGGAACATTTTCACTGTCAACGCATTTTACATATTGATGATATTTCTACAGATACACAGAATATAGAAATACAGTTAACAGGTTCAGAACCATTTCCACTCACAGCAAATTTATTAATTATCCCCGTTCCCGGCCACAGCAAAGGACATACAGTTTTACTGTACAAGAATAAATTTCTCTTCACAGGAGACCATCTTGCTTGGTCAGAAGACCTCCATCACTTAGCGGCTTTTCATGATTTCTGCTGGTATTCCTGGTCAGAACAGATTAAATCTATGCGTAAATTGGCTAATTATTGCTTTGAGTGGGTGCTACCCAGTCATGGAGGACGGTTTCATGCTGATGCTGAGACTATGCAACAACAGATGTACAGGTGTCTTGATTTTATGGAAACTTTCAACGCTAAAGTGCCAACTACAAGCCAATAG
- a CDS encoding DUF3598 family protein — protein sequence MNIEQHWEQLFGYLPIDGISMQGTWTVYSPGKQVIKSAQGIINLRPNTHNIVINHTNQFPSPDGSKVEK from the coding sequence ATGAATATAGAACAACATTGGGAACAATTATTTGGATACTTGCCCATAGATGGTATTTCTATGCAGGGTACATGGACTGTTTATTCACCAGGAAAACAAGTTATCAAATCTGCTCAAGGCATTATAAATTTGCGTCCCAATACTCATAATATAGTCATTAACCACACCAATCAATTTCCCTCACCTGATGGCAGTAAAGTAGAAAAATAA
- the proB gene encoding glutamate 5-kinase produces MTKTIVVKIGTSSLTQRETGQLALSTIATLTETLCNLRLQGHRVILVSSGAVGVGCACLGLTERPKVIALKQAVAAVGQGRLIRIYDDLFTTLQQPIAQVLLTRADLVQRSRYLNAYNTFQELLRLGVIPVVNENDTVAVEELKFGDNDTLSALVASLVEADWLFLLTDVEKLYSADPRSVPDARPISLVSNMRELADLQIQTGGQGSQWGTGGMVTKISAARIAIAAGVRTIITQGRFPHNIEKIIQGEAIGTHFEPQPEPTSARKRWIAYGLVPMGKLYLDDGAINAISQAGKSLLAAGIKAVQGEFDHQEAVQLCDGTGNEIARGLVNYNSEELQKICGCHSRDIAGILGYAGAETVIHRDNLVLI; encoded by the coding sequence ATGACTAAAACAATAGTTGTTAAAATTGGTACTTCTAGCCTTACTCAACGAGAAACTGGACAACTAGCCCTTTCCACCATTGCTACCTTAACGGAAACCCTGTGCAATTTAAGACTCCAGGGTCATCGCGTAATTTTGGTTTCTTCCGGTGCTGTGGGTGTGGGTTGTGCGTGTTTAGGTTTAACAGAACGTCCCAAAGTGATCGCTCTCAAACAAGCGGTAGCAGCTGTTGGACAAGGTAGGCTAATACGTATCTATGATGATTTATTTACTACTTTACAACAACCTATAGCCCAAGTATTATTAACACGCGCTGATTTGGTACAACGTAGCCGCTATCTAAATGCTTACAATACTTTTCAGGAATTGCTACGACTAGGAGTAATTCCGGTAGTGAATGAAAATGATACTGTGGCTGTAGAGGAATTGAAATTTGGTGATAACGACACCCTTTCTGCTTTAGTTGCCAGTTTAGTGGAAGCGGATTGGTTATTTTTACTGACAGACGTTGAGAAATTATATTCTGCTGATCCTCGTTCTGTACCTGATGCCCGTCCTATCAGTTTGGTAAGTAATATGAGGGAATTGGCAGATTTGCAAATTCAAACCGGGGGACAGGGTTCTCAGTGGGGTACTGGTGGAATGGTAACAAAAATATCTGCTGCCAGAATTGCGATCGCAGCGGGTGTGCGAACTATAATTACTCAAGGGCGTTTTCCTCACAATATTGAGAAAATTATCCAAGGGGAAGCTATAGGAACGCATTTTGAACCGCAACCAGAACCAACCTCAGCTAGAAAACGCTGGATAGCTTATGGTTTAGTACCGATGGGTAAATTATATTTAGATGATGGGGCTATTAATGCTATTTCCCAAGCAGGAAAATCTCTGTTGGCTGCGGGAATTAAAGCTGTACAAGGGGAATTTGACCATCAGGAAGCGGTACAATTGTGCGATGGCACAGGTAATGAAATTGCCAGAGGTTTGGTGAATTATAACAGTGAAGAATTACAAAAAATTTGTGGTTGTCATTCACGGGACATTGCGGGAATTTTGGGTTATGCAGGTGCGGAAACTGTAATTCATCGGGATAATTTGGTGTTGATTTAG
- the lysS gene encoding lysine--tRNA ligase, with product MFWADKIAADAQGYQVVNDSKTPSGRVHVGSLRGVVIHDVIYRALKHARKPVKFLYGVDDYDALDTVPKYLEQETFAPYLGFPICNVPSPAEGASDYAKYFIGEFFEVFEYLGIKPETYFLRDLYRSGKLNSHIDTFLKNAHLVREVYKEVSKADRPNNWYPFQVVCENCGKIATTVTTDYNGSEVFYTCNPDATNYTKGCGHSGWVSPFNGNGKLPWKVEWVAKWDVVGVTIEMAGKDHSQKGGSRDVANAISRKVLQKQPPFHSPYEFILVNGTKMSSSKGVGSSAKEIAALLPPELLRFLMLRTQPRTVINFVPNYETITRLFRDYDTLINKYSNSPELTEELMPLFYAQLGDDIQTFQPFDFSTLISLLQVPRLNIQEEVVQRSQQPLTEYDQQIVNQRIAAAQQWLQDYADEEEKLVLYLEQVPERSNDLTEEQVNYLHKLAENLQNISNWEAEELQSLIFSTTKELQVQQATAFKALYLSFLNKERGPKAGGLFSYLEKSFVISRLQDVVALNQSKEKVEV from the coding sequence ATGTTTTGGGCTGATAAAATCGCTGCTGATGCACAAGGCTACCAGGTAGTTAATGATTCCAAGACTCCATCAGGTAGAGTCCACGTCGGGTCATTGCGGGGTGTGGTTATCCATGACGTTATTTACCGTGCCTTGAAACACGCACGTAAGCCCGTGAAATTCTTGTACGGTGTGGATGACTATGACGCACTAGATACAGTTCCCAAATACCTTGAGCAAGAAACATTTGCTCCTTATTTGGGTTTTCCCATATGTAATGTTCCTTCTCCAGCAGAAGGTGCAAGTGATTACGCTAAATATTTCATCGGCGAATTTTTTGAAGTTTTTGAGTATTTAGGAATTAAACCAGAAACTTATTTTTTACGTGATTTATATCGTTCTGGAAAACTCAATTCCCATATCGACACTTTCTTAAAAAATGCCCACCTAGTCCGAGAAGTATACAAAGAGGTTAGTAAAGCAGACCGCCCCAATAACTGGTATCCTTTTCAAGTTGTTTGTGAAAATTGCGGCAAAATTGCCACAACTGTAACTACAGATTACAACGGATCAGAAGTTTTTTACACCTGTAACCCAGATGCAACCAACTATACAAAAGGTTGTGGTCATTCTGGTTGGGTTTCTCCTTTTAATGGTAATGGTAAATTACCTTGGAAAGTTGAATGGGTGGCTAAGTGGGATGTTGTAGGTGTAACTATTGAAATGGCAGGTAAAGACCACTCTCAAAAAGGTGGTTCTAGAGATGTTGCCAATGCTATTTCTCGGAAGGTTTTACAAAAACAACCACCATTCCATTCTCCTTATGAATTTATTCTCGTCAATGGCACGAAAATGAGTTCTTCTAAGGGTGTTGGTTCGAGTGCAAAGGAAATTGCAGCTTTGCTTCCTCCTGAATTACTGCGCTTTTTAATGTTGCGAACTCAGCCGAGAACAGTAATTAATTTTGTCCCGAATTATGAAACCATCACTCGTTTATTCAGAGACTACGATACTTTGATTAACAAGTATTCTAATTCCCCTGAATTAACTGAAGAACTAATGCCGTTATTTTACGCGCAATTAGGTGATGACATTCAAACCTTCCAACCATTTGATTTTAGTACGCTGATTTCTCTGTTGCAAGTTCCCCGCTTGAATATTCAAGAAGAAGTTGTACAACGTAGCCAACAACCTTTAACTGAGTATGATCAGCAAATTGTCAATCAAAGAATAGCTGCGGCTCAACAATGGTTGCAAGATTACGCTGATGAAGAAGAAAAGTTAGTTCTCTATCTGGAACAAGTACCAGAAAGATCAAATGATTTAACTGAAGAACAGGTTAATTATTTGCATAAGTTGGCAGAAAATTTGCAGAATATTTCTAACTGGGAAGCAGAGGAATTGCAAAGTTTGATTTTCTCAACTACCAAGGAATTACAAGTTCAACAAGCGACTGCGTTTAAGGCTTTGTATCTATCGTTTTTAAATAAGGAACGTGGTCCAAAAGCCGGCGGTTTGTTTTCTTATCTAGAGAAGTCTTTTGTGATTTCCAGGTTGCAGGATGTTGTAGCTTTGAATCAATCTAAGGAAAAAGTGGAAGTTTAA